In Streptomyces sp. NBC_01707, a genomic segment contains:
- a CDS encoding LysR family transcriptional regulator has product MQFQQLTYFVAVAEARHFTRAAEEVHVSQPSLSQQIRALENELGAELFSRARGNITLTDAGEALLPLARRILADADTARHEVQELAQLRRGRVRLGATPSLCTGLLPDVLRAFHDRHPGIQLLLEEGGSHDLVRELARGALDLALVVLPLPAASPALTTVELLQEDLVVVSAAEAPRPGRGGSVRMAHLQGEPLVMFRHGYDLRELTVAACRAEGFEPSFTVEGGEMDAVLGFVRAGLGVAVVPSMVATRAGSDLRTTPLAPPGLRRTIALAHRSDVAPPRAARELQKVLLASRTG; this is encoded by the coding sequence ATGCAGTTCCAGCAGCTCACGTATTTCGTGGCCGTCGCCGAGGCGCGGCATTTCACCCGCGCCGCGGAGGAGGTGCATGTCTCCCAGCCGTCGCTCTCCCAGCAGATCAGGGCCCTGGAGAACGAGCTGGGGGCGGAACTGTTCAGCCGGGCCCGCGGCAACATCACGCTCACCGACGCGGGCGAGGCACTGCTGCCGCTCGCCCGCCGGATCCTGGCGGACGCCGACACCGCCCGCCACGAGGTGCAGGAGCTGGCACAGCTGCGCCGGGGCCGGGTCAGGCTGGGCGCGACGCCGAGCCTGTGCACAGGGCTGCTGCCCGACGTGCTGCGCGCCTTCCACGACCGGCATCCGGGGATCCAGCTGCTGCTGGAGGAGGGCGGCTCGCACGACCTCGTACGGGAGCTGGCGCGCGGCGCTCTCGATCTCGCCCTTGTGGTGCTGCCGCTGCCTGCCGCGTCTCCGGCGCTCACCACGGTGGAGCTGCTCCAGGAGGACCTGGTGGTGGTGTCGGCGGCGGAGGCTCCGCGGCCCGGGAGGGGCGGGAGCGTACGGATGGCGCATCTGCAGGGGGAACCACTGGTGATGTTCCGGCACGGCTACGACCTACGGGAACTGACGGTGGCCGCCTGCCGGGCGGAGGGCTTCGAGCCGTCGTTCACGGTGGAGGGCGGCGAGATGGACGCGGTGCTCGGGTTCGTACGGGCCGGGCTCGGAGTGGCGGTGGTGCCGAGCATGGTGGCGACGCGGGCGGGCAGCGATCTGCGGACGACGCCGTTGGCCCCGCCGGGGCTGCGGCGCACCATCGCGCTGGCGCATCGCAGTGATGTGGCACCGCCACGGGCGGCGCGGGAGCTGCAGAAGGTACTGCTGGCCAGCCGGACGGGGTGA
- a CDS encoding bifunctional diguanylate cyclase/phosphodiesterase — MSIPAQASDAPDAEPDGPEDRLRRFATIWSRATFPSTATSMTRPEFEQHLLPLARRLSDILHARPFDAAPANKVGAALVDAHCTDPEALSSTLGVVDSYLVLYCGGNGPVALSTEDSRARCARMQHALAGGFTLALRERTLAEQEAIARSALTARSNAEQALHATEARFRAVFKDAAIGIGIADLEGNVLEVNDTLTRMFGGLDHHVRSHKLNEWVHPEDSPYVWKYYDELVRGEREHYRVEKPFYRNDGTVLWTNLTVSLLRDSEGRPEYQLALMEDTTERRLLNLRLRYEATHDALTGLPNRTLFFERLEKALSADDGNRFGLCYLDLDGFKAINDSLGHAAGDRLLVEVADRLQSCATAPGEMVARLGGDEFVALTTGPGTEQEVDELAGRILAVLATPIRLDGRELTVRGSIGVVEGPAGERTAAEVLRSADITMYRAKSAGGNRFELADAEADARAITRHGLTTALPAALERGEFFIEYQPLVHLGDGTVHGAEALVRWCHPQHGVLGPDRFIPLAEHTGLIVPLGRWVLEESVRQANFWQERHSDGGPLRINVNLSPTQLHHPHLVAETVDVLERSGLEPRALCLEVTESALIGADDDLLKPLRQLVEMGVDIALDDFGTGYSNLANLRRLPVSVLKLDRSFTRGMQQHPADPVDLKIVEGIVSLAHSLDLAVTVEGVETRAQAEQLRQLGCDTAQGWYYARPGAPDRIHSLLLADAV; from the coding sequence GTGAGCATTCCCGCCCAGGCGTCCGACGCACCGGACGCGGAGCCCGACGGTCCCGAGGACCGGCTCCGAAGATTCGCGACGATCTGGAGCCGGGCCACCTTCCCGTCGACGGCCACGTCCATGACCCGTCCGGAGTTCGAGCAGCACCTGCTGCCGCTGGCCCGCAGACTGAGCGACATCCTGCACGCCCGGCCCTTCGACGCGGCGCCCGCGAACAAGGTGGGGGCCGCGCTTGTCGATGCGCACTGCACGGACCCGGAGGCACTCAGCTCCACGCTCGGCGTCGTCGACTCGTACCTGGTGCTCTACTGCGGCGGCAATGGCCCGGTGGCGCTGTCGACCGAGGACAGCCGGGCCCGCTGCGCCCGGATGCAGCATGCCCTCGCGGGCGGCTTCACCCTGGCGCTGCGCGAACGGACCCTGGCCGAGCAGGAGGCCATCGCCCGCTCGGCGCTGACCGCCCGTTCCAACGCCGAACAGGCCCTGCACGCCACGGAGGCCCGCTTCCGTGCCGTCTTCAAGGACGCCGCCATCGGCATCGGGATCGCCGACCTGGAAGGCAACGTGCTGGAGGTCAACGACACCCTGACCCGGATGTTCGGCGGGCTCGACCACCATGTCCGCAGTCACAAGCTCAACGAGTGGGTCCACCCCGAGGACTCGCCGTACGTGTGGAAGTACTACGACGAGCTGGTGCGCGGCGAGCGCGAGCACTACCGGGTCGAGAAGCCGTTCTACCGCAACGACGGCACCGTGCTGTGGACCAACCTCACGGTGTCGCTGCTCCGCGACTCCGAGGGGCGGCCGGAATATCAGCTGGCACTGATGGAGGACACCACGGAGCGCCGGCTGCTCAATCTGCGGCTGCGCTACGAGGCCACCCACGACGCGCTCACCGGCCTGCCCAACCGGACGCTGTTCTTCGAGCGGCTGGAGAAGGCGCTGTCCGCCGATGACGGCAACCGCTTCGGGCTCTGCTACCTCGACCTCGACGGTTTCAAGGCGATCAACGACAGCCTGGGCCACGCGGCGGGGGACCGGCTGCTCGTCGAGGTCGCCGACCGGTTGCAGAGCTGTGCGACCGCGCCCGGCGAAATGGTGGCGCGGCTCGGCGGCGACGAGTTCGTGGCACTGACCACCGGCCCCGGCACCGAGCAGGAGGTCGACGAGCTGGCCGGCCGGATCCTCGCCGTGCTCGCCACCCCGATCCGGCTCGACGGCCGCGAACTGACGGTGCGTGGCTCCATCGGCGTCGTCGAGGGGCCGGCGGGCGAACGCACCGCCGCGGAAGTGCTGCGCAGCGCCGACATCACGATGTACCGGGCCAAGTCGGCGGGCGGCAACCGCTTCGAACTGGCCGACGCCGAGGCGGACGCCCGCGCCATCACCCGGCACGGGCTGACCACCGCGCTGCCCGCCGCCCTGGAGCGCGGTGAGTTCTTCATCGAGTACCAGCCACTCGTGCATCTCGGCGACGGTACGGTGCACGGTGCGGAGGCCCTGGTGCGTTGGTGCCACCCGCAGCACGGCGTGCTCGGCCCGGACCGGTTCATCCCGCTCGCCGAGCACACGGGGCTGATCGTGCCGCTCGGGCGCTGGGTGCTTGAGGAGTCCGTACGGCAGGCCAACTTCTGGCAGGAGCGGCACAGTGACGGCGGCCCGCTGCGGATCAACGTCAACCTGTCGCCGACCCAGCTGCACCACCCGCATCTGGTCGCCGAGACGGTCGATGTCCTGGAGCGTTCGGGACTGGAGCCGAGGGCGCTCTGCCTGGAGGTCACCGAGTCCGCGCTCATCGGTGCGGACGACGACCTGCTGAAGCCGCTGCGTCAACTGGTCGAAATGGGTGTCGACATAGCGCTCGACGACTTCGGCACGGGTTACTCGAACCTGGCGAATCTGCGTCGGCTGCCGGTGAGCGTGCTCAAGCTGGATCGTTCCTTCACCCGGGGCATGCAGCAGCATCCGGCGGACCCGGTCGACCTGAAGATCGTCGAGGGGATCGTGTCGCTGGCGCACAGCCTGGACCTGGCAGTGACGGTGGAGGGTGTGGAGACGCGCGCCCAGGCGGAGCAGCTGCGGCAGCTGGGCTGCGACACGGCGCAGGGGTGGTACTACGCGCGGCCCGGTGCGCCGGACCGGATCCACTCGCTGCTGCTGGCCGACGCGGTCTGA
- a CDS encoding SAM-dependent methyltransferase, whose protein sequence is MERPAWAPQGIDISVPSVSRMYDFYLGGSHNFEVDREAARKAMEFMPGLPKIMQANRAFMRRAVRHAVSEGITQFLDIGSGIPTFGNVHEIAQAADPEARVAYVDHDPVAVAHSQAVLEGNDRSVIVTADLRRPQEILKSREVTELLDLDRPVALLLVAVLHFIEDADDPQTAVAELREGLAPGSLVIITHASYEGIPLTQEEAGGAVDVYRNIRNPLIMRSRDEIARFFDGYEMVEPGLVAMPEWRPDTSAAQEQEDSYAFSGFAGVGRKA, encoded by the coding sequence ATGGAGCGTCCCGCCTGGGCACCGCAGGGCATTGACATATCGGTGCCGAGCGTGTCACGCATGTACGACTTCTATCTGGGCGGATCGCACAATTTCGAGGTGGACCGGGAAGCGGCCCGCAAGGCCATGGAGTTCATGCCGGGACTTCCCAAGATCATGCAAGCCAATCGCGCCTTTATGCGCAGGGCCGTGCGTCATGCGGTGAGTGAGGGCATCACTCAGTTCCTGGACATAGGTTCCGGCATACCGACCTTCGGCAATGTCCACGAAATCGCCCAGGCCGCCGACCCCGAGGCGCGAGTCGCCTACGTCGACCACGATCCCGTTGCGGTCGCGCACAGCCAGGCCGTACTCGAGGGCAACGACCGGTCGGTGATCGTCACCGCTGATCTGCGGCGCCCGCAGGAGATCCTGAAGAGCCGTGAGGTCACCGAACTCCTCGACCTGGACCGTCCGGTGGCGCTGCTGCTCGTAGCCGTCCTCCACTTCATCGAGGACGCCGACGACCCGCAGACGGCCGTCGCCGAACTGCGCGAGGGGCTCGCACCCGGCAGCCTCGTCATCATCACCCACGCCTCGTACGAGGGCATTCCGCTCACCCAGGAGGAGGCGGGAGGTGCGGTCGACGTCTACCGGAACATCCGTAACCCGCTGATCATGCGGTCACGCGACGAGATCGCCAGGTTCTTCGACGGATACGAGATGGTCGAACCCGGTCTCGTGGCGATGCCGGAGTGGCGTCCCGACACCTCCGCGGCGCAGGAGCAGGAAGACTCGTATGCGTTCTCGGGCTTCGCCGGAGTGGGACGCAAGGCGTGA
- a CDS encoding SCO0930 family lipoprotein: protein MNTWRNASLAVTAAALLALTTACGQDKGTESPNGQNVGNASPAGQAGSGYDTDSGYGSDTGYGSDSGAQSAKSKQAGQLAVWDSKKLGKVLTDSEGFTLYRFDKDTASPPKSNCEGDCAKIWPVVPAGNVTAAAGTDDAVIGKVTRADGTQQLTIAGWPMYRYAKDAKPGDANGQGVGGTWFASDPNGKKAAVNADGPAGAEQADLAGLSVRKDPELGNIVVDKRGMTVYRFKKDSAWPMKSACTGACLSKWPVVAPLAKNDVSGVTTKGFVTFNRPDGLKQQSIDCWPIYTFSGDTKPGDTNGQGVGGTWYAVSPEAKLVGAPK, encoded by the coding sequence ATGAACACCTGGCGGAACGCCTCGCTCGCGGTGACCGCGGCGGCCCTGTTGGCGCTGACGACGGCGTGCGGTCAGGACAAGGGCACCGAGTCTCCCAACGGACAGAACGTGGGCAATGCGAGCCCGGCCGGGCAGGCGGGCAGCGGTTACGACACGGACAGCGGGTACGGCTCCGACACCGGCTACGGCTCCGACTCCGGGGCGCAGTCCGCCAAGTCGAAGCAGGCCGGACAGCTCGCGGTGTGGGACAGCAAGAAGCTCGGCAAGGTGCTGACGGACAGCGAGGGATTCACGCTCTACCGCTTCGACAAGGACACCGCGAGTCCGCCGAAGTCGAATTGCGAAGGTGACTGCGCGAAGATCTGGCCGGTCGTCCCGGCGGGCAACGTCACGGCCGCCGCCGGTACCGATGACGCAGTGATCGGCAAGGTCACCCGCGCGGACGGCACCCAGCAACTCACCATTGCCGGATGGCCGATGTACCGGTACGCGAAGGACGCCAAGCCCGGCGACGCCAATGGGCAGGGTGTGGGAGGCACCTGGTTCGCCTCCGATCCGAACGGCAAGAAGGCCGCGGTGAACGCCGACGGGCCGGCCGGTGCCGAGCAGGCTGATCTCGCGGGACTTTCGGTGCGCAAGGACCCGGAACTCGGGAACATCGTGGTCGACAAGCGCGGCATGACGGTCTACCGGTTCAAGAAGGACAGCGCCTGGCCTATGAAGTCGGCCTGCACCGGGGCCTGTCTCTCGAAGTGGCCGGTTGTCGCCCCATTGGCCAAGAATGATGTGTCGGGTGTTACCACCAAGGGATTTGTCACCTTCAATCGGCCTGACGGACTCAAGCAGCAGTCCATCGACTGCTGGCCCATCTATACGTTCTCCGGTGACACGAAGCCCGGTGACACCAACGGACAAGGCGTCGGGGGCACATGGTACGCGGTGTCGCCCGAGGCGAAGCTCGTGGGAGCCCCGAAGTAA
- a CDS encoding DUF4239 domain-containing protein — translation MSEWLVLTLAMAAACAVVLTIAVLNNRRITEDDDPSETPDVIEYMTMMIGVVYAIVLGLAIAGVWEGRSAAQEYVRQEAQALHEVNVRSSVYPADVRARIRADVDAYVSYVVHDEWRAMSEHGDLTDRGTELLGRVRADVTEYRPKTDHEGQAYQPLVDQVAAADDARSSRGQSAGATMPGVVWFGLITGALVTVGLIFTLQIRRTFRELLLAGLFSVLIAFLLFLIWDFDSPFGRGISATAAPFLDLFPNAGGGPSS, via the coding sequence ATGTCGGAATGGCTTGTTCTCACCCTCGCCATGGCCGCGGCCTGCGCCGTCGTGCTGACCATCGCCGTCCTCAACAACCGCCGGATCACGGAGGACGACGACCCGTCAGAGACCCCTGACGTCATCGAGTACATGACGATGATGATCGGCGTGGTGTACGCGATCGTGCTCGGCCTCGCCATCGCGGGAGTCTGGGAGGGCCGCAGCGCGGCCCAGGAGTACGTACGCCAGGAGGCCCAGGCCCTGCACGAGGTGAACGTTCGCTCCTCGGTCTACCCGGCCGACGTGCGCGCCCGGATCCGCGCCGACGTCGACGCGTACGTCAGCTATGTCGTCCACGACGAGTGGCGGGCGATGAGTGAGCACGGAGATCTCACCGACCGGGGCACCGAACTCCTCGGCCGGGTACGTGCCGATGTCACCGAATACCGGCCGAAGACCGACCACGAGGGACAGGCCTATCAGCCACTGGTCGACCAGGTCGCCGCGGCCGACGACGCACGCAGCTCCCGCGGCCAGAGCGCCGGCGCCACCATGCCGGGCGTCGTCTGGTTCGGCCTGATCACCGGGGCGCTGGTGACCGTCGGACTGATCTTCACCCTGCAGATCCGCAGAACGTTCCGGGAGCTGCTGCTGGCCGGACTGTTCAGCGTGCTCATCGCCTTCCTGCTCTTCCTGATCTGGGACTTCGACTCCCCGTTCGGCCGTGGCATCTCCGCCACCGCGGCGCCGTTCCTCGATCTGTTCCCCAACGCGGGGGGCGGGCCGTCGTCCTGA